DNA from Phoenix dactylifera cultivar Barhee BC4 unplaced genomic scaffold, palm_55x_up_171113_PBpolish2nd_filt_p 000184F, whole genome shotgun sequence:
GTTAATGGGGAGTTGATCTAGAAAATGATTGGATACTACTGGTGAAAAATTGCACAGAGGTGCAGTTGTAGGTCCAGAGTCGTAATTTTGTGTGATTATCTAGTACTACTGAACAAGGCCAATCTCTCATAGGGTTGGTGGCATTGATATTACATGAGAGGAGGTTGAAGGGTTGTGTACAGGATAGTGAAAGTACATAAAAGAGAAGTCACTGAGGCTGAAATGAAATGAGTGAAAGGAGGATCGGTTGTGATACAAGTCTGTTTTCTCTGTTTATATTAAGGAACTGGATTCACGGCTTAGGCTCGCATGACTTAAAATGAATAGGCCTCAGAGGCTTGTGTTTTGTTGAGGTCTGTGTACCTCACGAGCCACACCTTATACCCATATCATATTCTACATTTCTGATATGATGAAGAGAAAAAATCCAAGAAGTTGTAACTCCTATATTATCCATGACATTGTAGGATGTCCGAAGAGCCTGCTTTATATGTGCTTCAAGCTCAACTAAAATGTTTACTTGCATCCCACAGTCATATCTGGATATGATATCTCCTCATGATATCTCTAGCTTTTACATTTTGGGGCTTAATAGGCTTTCATAAATTTCAAACTAAACTCATAAATGTTCCATTGTTCCCCAGGTTGACATCATTGGAGTTAGTTGCTACTCCTCGAAGGATTTGTGGGAATGGACGAATGAGGGTATTGTGCTCTCAGGAGAAGAAACCAATGCCTCCCATGACCTCCACGTGTCCAATGTGCTTGAGAGACCCAAAGTGATATACAATGATGTGAGTGGTCAATATGTCATGTGGATGCACATAGATGATGCTAACTACACCAAAGCTTCAGTGGGTGTCGCTGTCAGTGACTCCCCAACAGGACCTTTCACATACCTTTATAGCTTCCGCCCACATGGTTTTGAGAGTAGGGACATGACCATCTTCAAAGATGATGACGGCAAGGCCTATCTGATCTACTCTTCTGAGGACAACAGCGAGCTCCATGTTGGTCCATTAACTGATGATTACCTCAATGTCACAACAGTGATGAGGAGGATTCTGGTGGGACAACATAGGGAAGCTCCTGCCCTGTTCAGGTACCAAGGAACCTACTACATGGTCACTTCCGGTTGTACTGGGTGGGCTCCAAACAGAGCACTGGCTCATGCAGCAGAGTCAATCATGGGCCCTTGGGAAACAATGGGAAATCCTTGCATTGGAGGGAACAAGATTTTCAGGTCGACCACATTCTTTGCTCAAAGCACATTTGTAGTCCCGGTGCCAGGGTTGCCTGGTTCATTCATCTTCATGGCAGATCGGTGGAATCCATCGGAGCTGAGGGATTCCAGGTATGTGTGGCTGCCTTTAACCATTGGGGGAGTGGCTGATGAGCCTCTAGAGTACAATTTTGGGTTCCCATTGTGGTCCAGAGTGTCCATTTATTGGCACAGAAGATGGAGGCTCCCAGAAGGGTGGAGAACTGCATAAATCTGGAGTCTTTATAGTTCTTTCAAATGATACCGTCTAGATCATTCAGTTTCTATTGATAGTGTGAATATATTTTCCCAATATGTGCAGTTTTTGGTGATTACTCTcttctttggaagatttgatccTCCTCTCAAAGGCGACTGTTGTAATGTATGTTATGCTGTTGTGGGATAACTAATCCAACTTCATGTTACTTTCTATCAATAAGATAGGGAGGGAATGCTTGGAAGGTTAAATTATCATGCAAATCTTTAaagcaatttattttttatggaGTTCTTGGGCACATGGAATTAGCATTTGTCATGTTTTAGATCTGTTTTTGCTTCCTGGATTGGTTCATATGCAACCTGTTGTCTCTGATGTAGGTAACATGCTGTGTTATTATTGCCCTTTTCTGAGTGCACTCCAGTAGGATGCTCGGTAAAAAATATTCTGGTCAGAATCTGAGCAATAATGTGGTCTAATTTTCTGAGTAGAGCCAGGTTAAACAAGGTTATCCATGGTGtctcattctttttctttttaatctttatCTTAAAATTTTCTAGACATATTCTTGGAAAGCATTACTCCTTGGGCAATTTAATACTTCATTAATGTGAACCTGGTCAGTATAAAGATTCACAAAGGGTCGAAAGAGACTGTAGATCACTGAGACTAATTATTTGGGTTTCAACACAGCAACAAATATCCTTTTAGTTGTCAAGGTGGTGGTGACTTATATCAATTTCGCAGGCTTTTCTAAGACTTGTTTCATTCAGTAGTATGCTTGTCCCTTGTCTTCAGATTTAGAGAACCTGAAGCCTCCTGAGAGATTCGGAAACTTAGTATCTGTGACTTAACCTATTGTACCTTCTTCATTGCAATGATAAAATTAGTACTTAAGAGCAAGGGTGGCAATGTGTGTGCTGTTTGGTTTATATTGGATCAGGTCGACCACCACCATCAAAAATAATATGTTTGATCCAGACCGGAAATGTGGAACGTATTAAGTAGCTTATCGATATGTTCGCCATCAGTCTATCTTTAATATCTGTTGACTTGCCCTATTATATCTCCTTCTCTTGCATTGGAATGATAAAATTAAGCACTTAATCATAAGCATGGCAATGTGTGTGCTGTGTCTGGTTTAGATTGGATTAGGCGGCCGCCATCATCAAAAGAATGGGTTCGATCCAAACCCGAAATGTGGAACATAACAAGTAAGGTTTGCCGGGTTTGAAAGTGATTGACTGGATCAGGTGTGGGCATGCCAGATCAGATCTAAACCCACTAGTCTGGGATGTTTGCCATCTGTTGGAGAGTCTCAACTCAATTGGGATTGTACTTGTACTTCGAGAGGCAAACAATGCGGCAGACTGGATCGTCTCTTTCGCAGCACATTATTTCAGAGCCTTCTCTTGGAATGGCTCTAAGGCCATTGCACGGGGACTAGTCCATGTTTtgcattttgatttcttttggcGTACTCATATTTGACTATCGTAAGATGccgacacaaaaaaaaaaaaaaaaaagcaggttaaatagatttctttgtatcaaaaattgctaaTTCTGTTGGGCAACGGGTTGGGTCAGGTAAATATCCGTTATCAAGGCCAATTGTACATGATCTGTAGAACCCAAACATTAGGCAGGCTTGGTCTGGTTATGGTCCATTGTCTTTATTGCTGCCATGTTACCATTTCCCAAGAAACGTCCCCATAAAGGGTGTGAACCTTGTCTTTGGTGTCATACACCAGCTTGGGGCATTAGTTTGGGGTCAAAATGCATGCTACTTTTGTCCTTGGCTATTCCTACAAAACCATAGTTTACAGCCAAAATACAGCATGccatataacaaaaatataataacatGGTTGCTGCCGGGGTTCCCCGGTCAACAGCATAGTCCCACACCGATCCGAGTAGGAAAAACGAGTGTGTCCCTCTGAAGGTATTGTCCACTCTAGGGATCGTTGACTGCTCCGGGCGCTAAGCTCGCGGAGGGAGccacccctcacggttttgccccataAAAAGGCGCTTTCTCAGGGGGATACATACTGAGCGCCTGTAATTCGAGTGGTAGAGCTCTCCTGTTTCAGTATTGTCTGCTTTGGGGATTGTAGACCGCTCCGGGCGCTAAGCTCGCGGAGGGAGCCATCCTTTACGGTTTTGTCCCTCTTACGTGGGCGCCTCCTCCTCAGCCCGCAGAGGGAGCcatccctcacggttttgtccctctTACGTGGGCGCCTCCTCCTCAGCCcgcggtcgcccccgggtccaattttcagcaacaatGGTTATAGTACAAATGGGATGTAGAAAAAGGAGGTTGTGCTCACAATAAAATTTAATGTCATCATGTGGCAAAATGAAAATTCGAATTGTCGTATATGATCtaaaaaactaataaaaaaaaaagggtatgcATAGCTTATTTGATGCATAGTTATTTTCCAATTAAAAATTGGATAACTAAAATAAGTATTTGATGCATATTTTAGCCATGTCCAAAGTGTATACTATACAATTCATATTGGATATGACTAATACATGTATTTCGAAGAATCAATCCATCCATCCTAAGCAGAAAACTAGGCGATAACATTTACTTTGATGTGTTACAACAAGCAGCTCTCAAACTAGAAGACAATGGCTAAAACCAAGTGATCACTCCAAAATCCAAATGTGCCACGTAGAGTTGGAAAGCTTGCAAAGAGTGACTTTACTAAACTATGCCATGACCATTATGTCACATTATAACAGGGAAAGCACCTTATGTGAAGACTTCGACATGTCAATTTGGTTACAACTTGTAGCAGATGGACGTTCCAGATTGAAGGAATACATCTAATGATAGACACAAGTCCCCCCTGAGCATATCCTTTTATTTCCCAGTAATCTCAtgatcccttttctttttcttacacAGGAATGCTTAGCTGCTTTCATTTTACTTTTAAGGACCCAATATGCTGCAGTTATTTCTTCACAGGTTTTTCAATCATCAAACCCCATTCTATGGGTCACAAGCCAGGCTCCAGAATTAAATGATGTTTATTGGCCAAATCTTTGGATGCCGTACAAACAACTTTTGATTCATCAAATAATAATTCTTGTAGCTAGCATTTTTCTCATGATTTTGTTTAGTTCTCTCTAGTCACATTTCTACAAGGTTTATCTCAACCAGAAGAATTGAAGGAGATGCTAGCCTATGTGAAAGTTAGAATTAAGAGGtaaataaatcttataattatTTTTGCGATTGATAATGCCTATTCTTCATCAATTAATGCTTTTTGTTAATCATTAGTTCTTAATTGTTCCTTCGGGAATCTGTTTAGAAACTAAGCTAATATTTGAAAAGGACATCCTAAGTTCTCATAAATGCATTAAATATGTTGCTGACTTTATTCGTCCTTTATTCCATACATTTCttttaggtcatgatctatTACGGATAACGTGGTAGTGCAACATCCATTAAACGTCTTGTActtgaattttttcagaattaggTTTTTTCTCCCCATTTACATAGCAAGATTAATGCATTTTTCCTTTAGTAACGAAGTAGCAGACCTTTTGAACTACTAAATTGATGTGAATGATGATGCCTCCATGATGTACCCTTCAAGCTAGATGATGAGCTATGACTCGTTCAAATTTCAAGCGACAAGCTCGGGCTCAGAGTGTTTTGGATGGGTATGGACCTGATTTTTAAGCCTAGGCTGAGCCTGGTATTTAAGCTCGTCTTTTAAATGGCTCAAGCCCAGGCTAGATGGCTTCACTCTCTCCTAGTCCTATGTTATTTCTTCTCTCACTAAAGATGCCAACTAGTTACACTCAGTTGCCAATTTCTCGGGTCTCGATTCCTATATCTCTATTAACAATGCTGTCATCAATGAGTACAGCAAGAATTGGAACTTGGATGAAGCTGAGTTGGTTTTTCAAGGAAGTGGGCTTTCTCGCGAGATGGAGTTTCCTGGAATTGTATGCATGTTCACTCTAGGGAGCGTGTCAATGGCGTTCACTACTATAAAAGATTTGTTGAGCTGTGAACTCATGCTCAACGACAGGATTCTTGATGCTTGAAGAGGTACGTAGGGTTCAGGTTGTGTCTTTGGTCTTATGCATGAAAGAATGGTTGATCTTTTTTTATGACATCAATTATTGGATCACATCTTGCACAATGCACTCTGAACTCTTTCATTCATTTGCTTACATAGATCTCGAAGCAGTCATTGCACGATCCACTAGTGGATTCGTGTGCagaaaggtgaatccttctttcacgCAAAAGATTTAACACCTGTCTGAGGTAGATGATCCCGACTTTGGTTTGTTGGCTTCAATAATATCAAAGTGCTCCATGAATGATGAGGGTCTCGATTGTTTTCAAGAGATGCAACAGGCAGGGTTTCGGCTTGATGACTGTAGTTTTGTATGCGCAATCAGTGCGAAAAAGTTGAGTGATGACTACGTTAATATCTCCATATGGTAGCCTCCTTGTGATGGCCTACTCTAAACCTTCCACAAAATAACCCACTTTAGACATTATTAGTCTCTGAGCTTGCTAAAGTTATTTctgatgctgattttttttttgttgttgtttatAAATAAGCACTTCAAGGAGGCTATGTATTGTCAAACAGCATACATGTATGTTGGCTTCTACCTACAGCAGTTTACACTCAGCTCCGACTTTTCAAATGAGCAAGATATGTTTCAAAACAGAAAAATCGAAATGAGTGACATTAACAACTTATGAAAAAGTATATGTAAACTGAGCCTGGCAGTCGCCACAATCTCACTAATATACTGCTTGTGACTACTCATACGTCTCTGTTGGGGTATTGGCATCAAAACCTAGGAGCATCAaaacctaaagaatggaggctcTTCCCGGTCTTAACATGGATTTGCATTTTCGTAGCAGTATTGGACGTAGTCTTCAGCTTACATGAACTTTGGAGCATGCACGTTCCCACTGCTGCTCTTTGTACCTATACCTACCAATAAGGAGGCTAATGACTTGATTGTAACTCTTATGTTCTTTTCTCCAATAAATAAAACTTAAGACGTTCCAGTCCTCTTTTCCTCACAAAAAAAGTTGGAGCAAATTCTGCAGCAATCATAGTAGTTATGAAACACCTAGATTTTACAAAGATACAACAtagtgtttattttttttttaccacaGCAGACGACTGGCGCATTCTCAACTAGCTGATTCCGTAGCTGCAAAGGAAACAGATAGGCAGGAAGGGCTGAAGACAGAAGAGGAAAAGTTCTAGCGGGGAAGAGGGACTCCATCGGGGACCGAAAAAGAGATGAAGAAAGAGCCTACCTAAAAGAGGAAGATGGAACCCTCCCGTCAGTCTCAGAGGCAGCATCATCTAAGGGGTATAGAAGAGATATCTCTTGTATAGATACATTCAAAAAAGTTAAAATAACATATCACAAAATATACTAGGCAACTCTCTTTCTCCGACCTACAGGGTTCCTCCAGAGTGATCACCTAC
Protein-coding regions in this window:
- the LOC113462597 gene encoding uncharacterized protein LOC113462597 isoform X1, whose translation is MSTLYLSHTQRNPPHIRRTANLSRSKGFRSWNHIRLAKPQREIHRERERRTNREGEKGSRCSVSLIVWSLVGCILMIHFYSLIHHKDNEKIHIGSSHLSVTRELEEVEEENLYFPRPRGKRSPHAPKRRGPRKPPSVVDEFLDESSEVHALFFPNRKSTVDPNKKGNDSMYYYPGRLWLDTEGNPIQAHGGGILFDERTETYYWYGENKDGPTYQAHRRGAARVDIIGVSCYSSKDLWEWTNEGIVLSGEETNASHDLHVSNVLERPKVIYNDVSGQYVMWMHIDDANYTKASVGVAVSDSPTGPFTYLYSFRPHGFESRDMTIFKDDDGKAYLIYSSEDNSELHVGPLTDDYLNVTTVMRRILVGQHREAPALFRYQGTYYMVTSGCTGWAPNRALAHAAESIMGPWETMGNPCIGGNKIFRSTTFFAQSTFVVPVPGLPGSFIFMADRWNPSELRDSRYVWLPLTIGGVADEPLEYNFGFPLWSRVSIYWHRRWRLPEGWRTA
- the LOC113462597 gene encoding uncharacterized protein LOC113462597 isoform X2, which gives rise to MVETARSLPIAVNSHPVVRILLGSRCSVSLIVWSLVGCILMIHFYSLIHHKDNEKIHIGSSHLSVTRELEEVEEENLYFPRPRGKRSPHAPKRRGPRKPPSVVDEFLDESSEVHALFFPNRKSTVDPNKKGNDSMYYYPGRLWLDTEGNPIQAHGGGILFDERTETYYWYGENKDGPTYQAHRRGAARVDIIGVSCYSSKDLWEWTNEGIVLSGEETNASHDLHVSNVLERPKVIYNDVSGQYVMWMHIDDANYTKASVGVAVSDSPTGPFTYLYSFRPHGFESRDMTIFKDDDGKAYLIYSSEDNSELHVGPLTDDYLNVTTVMRRILVGQHREAPALFRYQGTYYMVTSGCTGWAPNRALAHAAESIMGPWETMGNPCIGGNKIFRSTTFFAQSTFVVPVPGLPGSFIFMADRWNPSELRDSRYVWLPLTIGGVADEPLEYNFGFPLWSRVSIYWHRRWRLPEGWRTA
- the LOC113462597 gene encoding uncharacterized protein LOC113462597 isoform X3 — protein: MRMRNKHRKSSAFHCNAGSRCSVSLIVWSLVGCILMIHFYSLIHHKDNEKIHIGSSHLSVTRELEEVEEENLYFPRPRGKRSPHAPKRRGPRKPPSVVDEFLDESSEVHALFFPNRKSTVDPNKKGNDSMYYYPGRLWLDTEGNPIQAHGGGILFDERTETYYWYGENKDGPTYQAHRRGAARVDIIGVSCYSSKDLWEWTNEGIVLSGEETNASHDLHVSNVLERPKVIYNDVSGQYVMWMHIDDANYTKASVGVAVSDSPTGPFTYLYSFRPHGFESRDMTIFKDDDGKAYLIYSSEDNSELHVGPLTDDYLNVTTVMRRILVGQHREAPALFRYQGTYYMVTSGCTGWAPNRALAHAAESIMGPWETMGNPCIGGNKIFRSTTFFAQSTFVVPVPGLPGSFIFMADRWNPSELRDSRYVWLPLTIGGVADEPLEYNFGFPLWSRVSIYWHRRWRLPEGWRTA